One region of Nothobranchius furzeri strain GRZ-AD chromosome 16, NfurGRZ-RIMD1, whole genome shotgun sequence genomic DNA includes:
- the LOC107388193 gene encoding cAMP-dependent protein kinase type I-alpha regulatory subunit, producing MASGSTSSEEERSLRECEQYVQKHNIQQLLKDCIVQLCTSRPDRPMAFLREYFERLEKEEAKQIQSQQKASSSRSDSRDEEVSPPMNPVVKGRRRRGAFSAEVYTEEDAASYVRKVIPKDYKTMAALAKAIEKNVLFSHLDDNERSDIFDAMFPVTYIAGETVIQQGDEGDNFYVIDQGEMDVYVNNEWVTSIGEGGSFGELALIYGTPRAATVRAKTNVKLWGIDRDSYRRILMGSTLRKRKMYEEFLRKVSILESLDKWERLTVADALEPVQFEDGQKIVVQGEPGDEFFIILEGCAAVLQRRSENEEFVEVGRLGPSDYFGEIALLMNRPRAATVVARGPLKCVKLDRPRFERVLGPCSDILKRNIQQYNSFVSLSV from the exons ATGGCATCTGGAAGTACGAGCAGCGAGGAGGAGCGGAGCCTGAGGGAGTGCGAGCAGTATGTGCAGAAACACAACATCCAGCAGCTGCTGAAGGACTGCATTGTCCAGCTGTGCACCTCCAGGCCAGACAGGCCCATGGCCTTCCTCAGAGAGTACTTCGAGAGGCTTGAGAAG GAGGAGGCCAAGCAGATCCAGAGCCAGCAGAAAGCCAGCAGTTCCCGCTCAGACTCTCGCGATGAGGAGGTGTCTCCACCCATGAACCCCGTGGTAAAGGGTCGCCGACGAAGAGGAGCCTTCAGTGCAGAGGTGTACACAGAGGAAGATGCAGCCTCGTATGTCAGAAAG GTCATTCCAAAAGACTACAAAACGATGGCTGCTTTGGCTAAAGCCATTGAAAAGAATGTGCTGTTCTCACACCTGGATGACAACGAGAGAAG CGACATATTTGATGCAATGTTTCCAGTCACTTATATTGCCGGGGAAACTGTCATTCAGCAGG GTGATGAGGGTGACAACTTCTACGTCATCGACCAAGGAGAAATGGAT GTGTACGTGAACAACGAATGGGTGACCAGCATCGGCGAGGGGGGCAGCTTTGGAGAGCTGGCACTGATCTACGGCACCCCGAGGGCAGCCACCGTTAGAGCCAAGACCAATGTGAAGCTGTGGGGCATCGACAGAGACAGCTACAGGAGAATACTGATG GGAAGCACTTTGAGAAAGAGAAAGATGTACGAGGAGTTCCTCAGGAAAGTGTCCATTCTAG aGTCTCTTGATAAGTGGGAGCGCCTGACGGTGGCCGATGCCTTAGAACCCGTCCAGTTTGAGGATGGACAGAAGATCGTTGTGCAGGGAGAGCCAGGAGACGAGTTCTTCATAATCTTAGAG GGCTGTGCAGCAGTTTTGCAGCGGCGCTCAGAGAACGAGGAGTTTGTTGAAGTTGGACGATTAGGACCATCAGACTACTTTG GTGAGATCGCTCTGCTGATGAACCGTCCTCGTGCCGCCACGGTGGTCGCCCGTGGCCCCCTGAAGTGCGTTAAGCTGGACCGGCCCCGCTTCGAGCGCGTTCTGGGCCCGTGTTCAGACATACTTAAACGCAACATCCAGCAGTACAACAGCTTTGTGTCACTGTCTGTCTGA